A stretch of the Archangium violaceum genome encodes the following:
- a CDS encoding ADP-ribosylglycohydrolase family protein, whose product MSLTPAERQDRFQAAFLGLAIGDALGFPLRGIPPASLARLPGLAEDFAPRPRGKFAKGQFSDDTQLMLAAAESVIREGKVDGRSAAAHFAWLWQEGIILQPPKQLAEALQKLAQGTPWMSAGAPLGVKCHSVLSRAVVVGLFESKSRVRIRHDAGVLSVLTHKDPTCAAAAAAFAQAVALGLTTKEPLTPAAFCEELALSAAAHDKELAEELRHLPRLLTWDTARALGQLRKVSVPPSQLRGVDGLPPHVVPVLLTSLFATLKVPHDFRQAVGLALRCGGEADVAAACTGALLGAHLGTAAIPARLRKHVLYAETLLDTADRLFQARQVRETLATALAQQNPHKRRR is encoded by the coding sequence ATGTCGCTGACTCCCGCCGAGCGCCAGGACAGGTTTCAAGCGGCATTCCTGGGACTCGCCATCGGGGATGCCCTCGGTTTTCCCCTGCGCGGCATCCCTCCGGCGAGCCTGGCTCGCCTTCCTGGACTGGCGGAGGACTTCGCGCCCCGGCCACGGGGGAAGTTCGCCAAGGGCCAGTTCTCGGATGACACGCAGCTGATGCTGGCGGCGGCCGAGAGCGTCATCCGCGAGGGGAAGGTGGATGGACGCAGCGCGGCGGCGCACTTCGCGTGGCTGTGGCAGGAGGGCATCATCCTCCAGCCGCCCAAGCAGCTGGCCGAGGCGCTGCAGAAGCTGGCGCAGGGCACTCCGTGGATGAGCGCGGGAGCGCCGCTGGGCGTGAAGTGCCACTCGGTGCTCAGCCGCGCGGTGGTGGTGGGCCTCTTCGAGAGCAAGAGCCGGGTGCGCATCCGCCACGACGCGGGCGTGCTGTCGGTGCTGACGCACAAGGATCCCACGTGCGCGGCGGCCGCGGCCGCCTTCGCGCAGGCGGTGGCGCTGGGACTCACGACGAAGGAGCCCCTCACGCCCGCCGCCTTCTGCGAGGAGCTGGCGCTGTCGGCGGCGGCGCACGACAAGGAACTGGCCGAGGAGCTGCGGCACCTGCCCCGGCTGCTGACGTGGGACACGGCGCGGGCGCTCGGGCAGTTGCGCAAGGTGAGCGTGCCGCCCAGTCAGCTCCGGGGCGTGGACGGCCTGCCGCCGCATGTGGTGCCGGTGCTGCTCACCAGCCTGTTCGCGACGCTCAAGGTGCCGCACGACTTCCGTCAGGCGGTGGGGCTGGCGCTGCGCTGCGGGGGCGAGGCCGACGTGGCCGCGGCCTGCACGGGTGCCCTCCTCGGCGCGCACCTGGGCACGGCCGCCATCCCCGCGCGGCTGCGCAAGCACGTGCTGTACGCGGAGACGCTGCTGGACACGGCGGACCGGCTCTTCCAGGCACGGCAGGTGCGCGAGACGCTGGCCACCGCGCTCGCCCAGCAGAACCCGCACAAGCGCCGCCGCTGA
- a CDS encoding AI-2E family transporter, whose amino-acid sequence MAIPTRPRSQVTPRTVWTVALNVLALVAVLWLFAKAWTVLTWVMVALFLALAANPLVRWLEARGVRRGLGVLAVSLLGLGLLGALLMTLVPMLIEQGRGLVRAAPDYIERLQRHPWVQKLDERYDLIDRVSAELRNRISMAPGPVLGVVTNILRELAAGMTIAVLTVFFLLFGADLFDKALQWVEPSRREHWRNLGHEMHRTVGGYVAGAFLISFIGGGVTAVSMLLLGVPYFLPLGLAMAVLGLIPFVGSFLGAILVSVTTLASVGTKEGLVALGVFLVYQQVEGNLLQPLIQRRTLKMNPLLIALVMLVGTSLTGLIGALLALPIAGAVQVLLQDRLVQLREQWRNGKEGETRVILAPEDAGPREGPPAEPPAIQH is encoded by the coding sequence TTGGCGATCCCCACACGACCCCGCTCCCAGGTGACGCCCCGGACGGTGTGGACGGTGGCGTTGAACGTGCTGGCGTTGGTGGCCGTGCTGTGGCTGTTCGCCAAGGCCTGGACGGTGCTGACCTGGGTGATGGTGGCCCTGTTCCTGGCGCTGGCGGCGAACCCGCTGGTGCGCTGGCTGGAGGCGCGAGGGGTGCGCCGGGGCCTGGGCGTGCTGGCGGTGTCCCTGCTGGGGCTGGGCCTGCTGGGGGCCCTGTTGATGACGCTGGTGCCGATGCTCATCGAGCAGGGCCGCGGGCTGGTGAGGGCGGCACCGGACTATATCGAAAGGCTCCAGCGCCACCCCTGGGTGCAGAAGCTGGACGAGCGCTATGACCTCATCGACCGGGTGTCCGCGGAGCTGCGCAACCGGATATCGATGGCGCCAGGGCCGGTGCTCGGGGTGGTGACGAACATCCTCCGAGAGCTGGCGGCCGGGATGACCATCGCAGTGCTGACGGTCTTCTTCCTGCTGTTCGGAGCGGACCTGTTCGACAAGGCACTGCAGTGGGTGGAGCCGTCACGGCGCGAGCACTGGCGGAACCTGGGTCACGAGATGCACCGCACGGTGGGCGGTTACGTGGCGGGAGCCTTCCTCATCTCGTTCATCGGCGGCGGGGTGACGGCGGTCTCCATGCTGCTGCTGGGGGTGCCCTACTTCCTGCCGCTGGGACTGGCCATGGCGGTGCTGGGACTCATCCCCTTCGTGGGCTCCTTCCTCGGCGCCATCCTGGTGTCGGTGACGACGCTCGCCTCGGTGGGCACGAAAGAGGGCCTCGTCGCGCTGGGCGTGTTCCTGGTCTACCAGCAGGTGGAGGGCAACCTGCTGCAGCCGCTCATCCAGCGCCGGACGCTGAAGATGAACCCGCTGCTCATCGCCCTGGTGATGCTGGTGGGCACCAGCTTGACGGGTCTCATCGGCGCCCTGCTCGCGCTGCCCATCGCCGGCGCGGTGCAGGTGCTGCTCCAGGACCGGCTGGTGCAACTGCGCGAGCAGTGGCGCAATGGCAAGGAGGGAGAGACGCGAGTCATCCTCGCGCCCGAGGACGCGGGACCCCGCGAAGGGCCCCCCGCCGAGCCACCCGCCATCCAGCACTGA
- a CDS encoding F0F1 ATP synthase subunit epsilon, which translates to MAKLTVEIVTPEKRILSVQADEAIVPGGKGLFGVRPGHTPFLSLMEPGVLTLIDGGRREYYFVAGGFAEVSNDKVLVLADVAEAVTGIDVEAARRRMQEAQERLRGMSSDDVRFDIEQATVRRETARMSAATMR; encoded by the coding sequence ATGGCCAAGCTGACGGTCGAGATTGTGACCCCCGAGAAGCGCATCCTGTCGGTGCAGGCGGACGAGGCGATCGTCCCGGGCGGCAAGGGTCTGTTCGGCGTTCGGCCGGGCCACACGCCGTTCCTGTCGCTGATGGAGCCGGGGGTGCTGACGCTGATCGATGGAGGTCGGCGCGAGTACTACTTCGTGGCGGGCGGCTTCGCCGAGGTGAGCAACGACAAGGTGCTGGTGCTCGCGGACGTGGCCGAGGCGGTGACGGGCATCGACGTGGAGGCGGCGCGCCGGCGGATGCAGGAGGCGCAGGAGCGTCTGCGCGGCATGTCGTCGGACGACGTGCGCTTCGACATCGAGCAGGCCACGGTGCGTCGCGAGACGGCGCGAATGTCCGCCGCCACGATGCGCTGA
- a CDS encoding phage holin family protein — protein MELESERLERRQLESLSTAELIRHAIEEARLLARAEVLHAKKELREEMKAARISGILLGAGAVLGLVSLAALLVTVGLALPLSEWLGVLLVGAFLLLLSGGLAFAGYKRLPKKPLPHTQERLKTDIARTRETLR, from the coding sequence GTGGAACTGGAATCGGAGCGTCTGGAGCGCAGACAACTGGAATCGCTATCGACGGCGGAGCTCATCCGCCATGCCATCGAGGAAGCCCGGCTGCTGGCGCGCGCCGAGGTGCTGCACGCCAAGAAGGAACTGCGCGAGGAGATGAAGGCGGCGCGCATCTCGGGCATCCTCCTGGGGGCTGGGGCCGTGCTGGGGCTGGTGAGTCTGGCGGCCCTCCTCGTGACGGTGGGCCTGGCGCTGCCGCTGTCGGAGTGGCTCGGCGTGCTCCTGGTGGGGGCCTTCCTGCTGCTGCTATCGGGGGGGCTGGCCTTCGCGGGCTACAAGCGGCTGCCCAAGAAGCCCCTGCCCCACACCCAGGAACGATTGAAGACGGACATCGCCCGCACCCGGGAGACACTGCGATGA
- a CDS encoding RrF2 family transcriptional regulator encodes MHLTLHADYALRVLLYLAANPDRVVSTGEVSDAYGISKHHLVRVVQGLGRHGFVEVRPGRAGGVVLARPPSEISVGQVVRHMEPDFHIVECFDGERNNCPITPACGLIGVLNEATRSFLATLDQYTLEDILRRSPRKLSAYFLKPTVDVGGAG; translated from the coding sequence GTGCATCTGACGCTTCACGCTGACTACGCGCTGCGCGTGCTGCTGTACCTCGCGGCCAACCCGGATCGGGTGGTCTCCACGGGCGAGGTAAGCGACGCCTATGGCATCTCCAAGCACCACCTCGTCCGGGTGGTGCAGGGCCTGGGCCGCCACGGCTTCGTGGAGGTGAGGCCGGGGCGGGCCGGAGGCGTCGTCCTGGCGCGGCCGCCCTCGGAGATCTCCGTGGGGCAGGTGGTGCGGCACATGGAGCCGGACTTCCACATCGTGGAGTGCTTCGATGGGGAGCGGAACAACTGCCCCATCACTCCGGCCTGTGGGCTCATCGGCGTGCTCAACGAGGCGACACGCTCCTTCCTGGCCACGCTCGACCAATACACGCTGGAGGACATCCTGCGGCGCAGCCCGCGCAAGCTGTCCGCCTACTTCCTCAAGCCCACGGTGGATGTGGGCGGGGCGGGCTGA
- the atpG gene encoding ATP synthase F1 subunit gamma produces MASLRDIRKRIRSVKNTRQITKAMKMVAAAKLRKAQDAIIAARPYAQMLDQIISDLATRSEGEGLAHPLLASRPVRKVEVLLLTSDRGLAGGFNSNVIRRASRFLFENSGWEVEVSSVGRKGNDFFRQRGQKMRKDFGYLYQRLDYPHASQVAEELSARFLKGEVDAVYVIYNEFISAISQKVTVAQLLPLQTLSVGAPTAAEVGQAAPVAAPTQALVDFKYEPGRQDVLDRLVPQAVSIKLYRSLLESVASEHGARMSAMENATSNATDMIASLSLTYNRTRQAVITKELMEIVSGAEALK; encoded by the coding sequence ATGGCGTCCCTTCGCGACATCCGCAAGCGCATCCGCTCGGTGAAGAACACGCGGCAGATCACCAAGGCGATGAAGATGGTGGCCGCCGCGAAGCTCCGCAAGGCGCAGGACGCCATCATCGCCGCGCGTCCCTACGCGCAGATGCTGGACCAGATCATCTCCGACCTGGCGACCCGCTCCGAGGGCGAGGGGCTGGCGCATCCGCTGCTCGCCTCGCGCCCGGTGCGCAAGGTGGAGGTGCTGCTGCTCACCTCGGACCGCGGCCTGGCGGGCGGTTTCAACTCCAACGTCATCCGGCGCGCCAGCCGCTTCCTCTTCGAGAACAGCGGCTGGGAGGTCGAGGTCTCCAGCGTTGGCCGCAAGGGCAACGACTTCTTCCGCCAGCGCGGCCAGAAGATGCGCAAGGACTTCGGCTACCTCTACCAGCGGCTGGACTACCCCCACGCCTCGCAGGTGGCCGAGGAACTGAGCGCCCGCTTCCTCAAGGGGGAAGTGGACGCCGTCTACGTCATCTACAACGAGTTCATCTCCGCCATCAGCCAGAAGGTGACCGTGGCGCAGCTGCTGCCGCTGCAGACGCTGTCGGTGGGCGCCCCCACGGCCGCCGAGGTCGGTCAGGCCGCGCCGGTGGCCGCGCCCACCCAGGCCCTGGTGGACTTCAAGTACGAGCCGGGCCGTCAGGACGTGCTCGATCGGCTGGTGCCCCAGGCGGTATCCATCAAGCTGTACCGCTCCCTGCTGGAGAGCGTCGCCAGCGAGCATGGCGCCCGTATGAGCGCTATGGAAAACGCGACGAGCAACGCCACGGACATGATCGCCAGCCTCTCGCTCACCTACAACCGCACGCGTCAGGCGGTGATCACCAAGGAGCTGATGGAGATCGTGTCCGGCGCGGAGGCTCTGAAGTAG
- a CDS encoding response regulator, with translation MATLRGPVLIVEDDPDIREALQNFLESNGYPVLAASHGKEALELIGHGPRPAVVVLDMSLPVMDGNRLLTARKGDATLRSIPVIILSAAMAGMSPRDRALYASSYGVAAFLGKPAEPQQVLEAVERHSLKAEEPTAGVPV, from the coding sequence ATGGCGACCCTCCGTGGCCCGGTACTCATCGTGGAGGACGACCCGGACATCCGGGAGGCCCTCCAGAACTTCCTGGAGTCCAATGGCTACCCGGTCCTCGCGGCGAGCCACGGCAAGGAGGCCCTCGAGCTCATAGGGCACGGGCCCCGGCCGGCGGTGGTGGTGCTCGACATGTCCCTGCCCGTCATGGATGGCAACCGGCTGCTCACGGCCCGCAAGGGGGATGCCACGCTGCGCTCCATCCCCGTCATCATCCTCTCGGCGGCCATGGCGGGGATGAGCCCGAGGGACCGGGCCCTGTACGCGTCCAGCTACGGGGTGGCCGCCTTCCTGGGCAAACCGGCCGAACCCCAGCAGGTCCTGGAGGCCGTGGAGCGGCATTCGCTGAAGGCCGAGGAGCCGACCGCCGGTGTCCCCGTGTGA
- the atpD gene encoding F0F1 ATP synthase subunit beta yields the protein MSAQVPTVGKVTQVLGPVVDVEFPPGGLPEVYTALKVTNVNISSAADNLTIEVAQHLGENTVRCIAMDSTDGLARGQPVKNTGAPIQAPVGKATLGRILNVTGDPVDEKGPVNAKESWPIHRQPPLFTDQDVRVQMFETGIKVIDLLAPYTRGGKIGLFGGAGVGKTVLLQELIRNVAVERGGFSVFAGVGERTREGNDLYHEMQDSKVIKIDNLEESQVVLVYGQMNEPPGARARVALTALTIAEYFRDVEGRDVLLFIDNIFRFTQAGSEVSALLGRIPSAVGYQPTLATEMGGLQERITSTTKGSVTSVQAIYVPADDLTDPAPATAFAHLDATTVLNRAISELGIYPAVDPLDSTSRILTPEILGQEHYTVARRVQGILQRYKELQDIIAILGMDELSEDDKLVVARARKIQRFLSQPFFVATVFTGAPGKYVKLQDTVQGFKEICDGKHDDLPESAFYMVGGIDEAVEKARKMAAAA from the coding sequence ATGAGCGCTCAAGTTCCGACGGTAGGCAAGGTGACCCAGGTTCTCGGTCCTGTGGTCGACGTGGAGTTCCCGCCCGGTGGGCTCCCCGAGGTGTACACCGCGCTGAAGGTGACCAACGTCAACATCAGCTCGGCGGCCGACAACCTCACCATCGAGGTGGCGCAGCACCTGGGTGAGAACACCGTGCGCTGCATCGCCATGGACTCCACCGACGGTCTGGCCCGTGGCCAGCCGGTGAAGAACACGGGCGCGCCCATCCAGGCGCCGGTGGGCAAGGCCACCCTGGGCCGCATCCTCAACGTCACCGGCGATCCGGTGGACGAGAAGGGCCCCGTCAACGCCAAGGAGAGCTGGCCCATCCATCGCCAGCCGCCCCTGTTCACGGACCAGGACGTGCGCGTCCAGATGTTCGAGACGGGCATCAAGGTCATCGATCTGCTGGCCCCCTACACCCGTGGTGGGAAGATCGGCCTGTTCGGCGGCGCCGGCGTGGGCAAGACGGTGCTCCTGCAGGAGCTCATCCGCAACGTGGCCGTGGAGCGCGGTGGCTTCTCCGTGTTCGCCGGCGTGGGCGAGCGCACCCGCGAGGGCAACGACCTGTACCACGAGATGCAGGACTCCAAGGTCATCAAGATCGACAACCTGGAGGAGAGCCAGGTGGTGCTGGTGTACGGCCAGATGAACGAGCCGCCCGGCGCCCGCGCTCGCGTGGCCCTCACGGCGCTGACCATCGCCGAGTACTTCCGCGACGTCGAGGGGCGTGACGTGCTCCTCTTCATCGACAACATCTTCCGGTTCACCCAGGCCGGTTCCGAGGTGTCCGCCCTCCTGGGCCGCATCCCGAGCGCCGTGGGTTACCAGCCCACGCTGGCCACGGAGATGGGCGGTCTGCAGGAGCGCATCACCTCCACCACGAAGGGCTCGGTCACCTCGGTGCAGGCCATCTACGTGCCCGCCGACGACCTGACGGACCCGGCCCCCGCCACCGCGTTCGCCCACCTGGACGCGACGACGGTGCTCAACCGCGCCATCTCCGAGCTGGGCATCTACCCGGCCGTGGATCCGCTCGACTCCACCAGCCGCATCCTGACGCCTGAAATCCTGGGCCAGGAGCACTACACGGTGGCCCGGCGTGTCCAGGGCATCCTCCAGCGCTACAAGGAGCTGCAGGACATCATCGCCATCCTCGGCATGGACGAGCTGTCCGAGGACGACAAGCTGGTGGTGGCGCGCGCCCGGAAGATCCAGCGCTTCCTGTCGCAGCCCTTCTTCGTGGCCACGGTGTTCACCGGCGCCCCGGGCAAGTACGTGAAGCTGCAGGACACCGTGCAGGGCTTCAAGGAGATCTGCGACGGCAAGCACGACGACCTGCCCGAGTCGGCCTTCTACATGGTGGGCGGCATCGACGAGGCGGTGGAGAAGGCCCGCAAGATGGCGGCGGCGGCCTAG
- a CDS encoding SMI1/KNR4 family protein gives MYEWLEGLQKSAKRTAAGVGPDDVRRAETECGVPFPVELGLLYQRFDGGEFQGDVTLFPLHGPEGAPSVLEKTRLKLESLPAAGVWRIGVKGPHRQLFAARKSAMVEQADSPLPSWAETLSDDDWIYGTWETEKRELRLYRSLRDMLEVLVPPAEVEEFGDRTFARALSAVQGALNDLHVEYEEGGQPAEEEEDEEEEVTAEAEEAKAEQASAEDEEEVAAEAAEVTAESEEGDEEEAEEAKAEQASAEEEEVTAEVEQASAEEEEAAEEVTAEAEEGDEEEAEEVTAEAEEGDEEEAEETEAEQASARDEDEETEATAEDEETEEEQATAQADDEEEAEEEVAEQDRAAADEEADEGLLQPVVAAAERRVVQLLQSSAEDQAEPVVPVPTAVKKVAAGVKTAAKGAAAVVKTAAKTVSAQSTSPTGREGPVNPPVEVKPAAKAPARKAAEKKAPAKKAPTKTAAAKTAPAPAAPAPAKKAPAKKAPAKKAPAKKAPAKKAPAKKAPAKKAPAKKAPAKKAPAKKAAAKAPAKKAPAKKAATKKTAAKVPARKAAAKKAPARKAAKKAPARKAASTRTASKRGAARGRR, from the coding sequence ATGTACGAGTGGCTGGAGGGACTTCAGAAGTCGGCGAAGCGGACCGCAGCCGGAGTGGGACCGGACGATGTCCGGCGGGCGGAGACCGAGTGCGGGGTGCCCTTCCCCGTGGAGCTCGGCCTGCTGTACCAGAGGTTCGACGGTGGTGAGTTCCAGGGAGATGTGACCCTCTTCCCGCTGCATGGCCCCGAGGGCGCGCCCAGCGTGCTGGAGAAGACGCGCCTGAAGCTGGAGAGCCTGCCGGCTGCGGGCGTCTGGCGCATCGGGGTGAAGGGCCCCCACCGGCAGCTCTTCGCGGCGCGCAAGTCCGCCATGGTGGAGCAGGCCGATAGCCCCCTGCCGAGCTGGGCGGAGACGCTCTCGGACGATGATTGGATCTACGGCACCTGGGAGACGGAGAAGCGCGAGTTGCGGCTGTATCGCTCGCTGCGCGACATGCTCGAGGTGCTCGTGCCCCCCGCCGAGGTGGAGGAGTTCGGTGACAGGACCTTCGCCCGGGCCCTCTCCGCGGTGCAGGGCGCCCTGAACGATCTCCACGTGGAATACGAGGAGGGCGGGCAGCCAGCGGAAGAGGAGGAGGACGAGGAGGAAGAGGTCACGGCCGAGGCGGAGGAGGCCAAGGCGGAGCAGGCTTCAGCCGAGGACGAGGAGGAGGTCGCGGCCGAGGCAGCGGAGGTCACGGCCGAGTCGGAGGAGGGCGACGAGGAGGAGGCAGAGGAGGCCAAGGCGGAACAGGCTTCAGCCGAGGAGGAGGAGGTCACGGCCGAGGTGGAACAGGCTTCAGCCGAGGAGGAGGAGGCGGCGGAGGAGGTCACGGCCGAGGCGGAGGAGGGCGACGAGGAGGAGGCGGAGGAGGTCACGGCCGAGGCGGAGGAGGGCGACGAGGAGGAGGCCGAGGAGACCGAGGCGGAACAGGCTTCAGCCAGGGACGAGGACGAGGAGACCGAGGCCACAGCCGAGGACGAGGAGACCGAGGAGGAGCAGGCCACGGCCCAGGCTGACGATGAAGAGGAGGCCGAGGAGGAGGTGGCCGAGCAGGATCGGGCTGCGGCCGACGAAGAGGCCGATGAGGGACTGCTACAGCCCGTGGTGGCCGCCGCTGAGCGCCGTGTGGTGCAACTCCTGCAGTCCTCCGCGGAGGATCAAGCCGAGCCCGTGGTGCCCGTACCGACAGCGGTGAAGAAGGTCGCCGCCGGGGTGAAGACGGCTGCGAAGGGTGCTGCCGCAGTGGTGAAGACGGCCGCGAAGACGGTGTCTGCCCAGTCCACGTCCCCCACTGGTAGGGAGGGCCCGGTGAATCCTCCTGTCGAGGTGAAGCCCGCCGCGAAGGCCCCGGCCAGGAAGGCCGCGGAGAAGAAGGCCCCGGCCAAGAAGGCCCCAACGAAGACGGCGGCGGCGAAGACGGCTCCGGCTCCGGCGGCTCCGGCCCCGGCGAAGAAGGCCCCCGCGAAGAAGGCCCCGGCGAAGAAGGCCCCCGCGAAGAAGGCCCCCGCGAAGAAGGCCCCCGCGAAGAAGGCCCCGGCGAAGAAGGCCCCCGCGAAGAAGGCCCCGGCGAAGAAGGCCCCCGCGAAGAAGGCGGCGGCGAAGGCCCCGGCGAAGAAGGCCCCCGCGAAGAAGGCGGCGACCAAGAAGACGGCCGCGAAGGTTCCGGCGAGGAAGGCGGCCGCGAAGAAGGCTCCCGCGCGCAAGGCCGCGAAGAAGGCTCCCGCGCGCAAGGCCGCGAGCACCCGGACCGCCAGCAAGCGTGGCGCCGCGCGCGGCCGGCGCTGA
- a CDS encoding group I truncated hemoglobin translates to MSTSVAEKQSSLYERIGGEPAMAAAVELFYRKVLSDERISHFFEDVDMERQAAKQKAFLTMVCGGPSAYSGKDMRKGHAHLVRQGLNDTHFDAVVEHLSATLTELGVAKPLVEQVLAIAGSARADVLNR, encoded by the coding sequence ATGAGCACCAGCGTCGCGGAGAAGCAGAGCAGCCTGTACGAGCGGATTGGCGGGGAGCCGGCGATGGCGGCGGCGGTGGAGCTCTTCTACCGGAAGGTGTTGTCGGACGAGCGCATCAGCCACTTCTTCGAGGACGTGGACATGGAGCGCCAGGCGGCGAAGCAGAAGGCGTTCCTCACGATGGTGTGCGGGGGCCCGAGCGCCTACTCGGGCAAGGACATGCGCAAGGGGCACGCGCACCTGGTGCGGCAGGGGCTGAACGACACGCACTTCGACGCGGTGGTGGAGCACCTGTCGGCGACGCTGACGGAGCTGGGCGTGGCGAAGCCGCTGGTGGAGCAGGTGCTGGCGATCGCCGGGAGCGCGCGGGCGGACGTGCTCAACCGCTGA
- a CDS encoding SanA/YdcF family protein, protein MRRWILGLLATGLAALVCVWLVSLYVEASYLDRIIPRAEAPQKPVALVYGAGLAPGGVPSAVLAQRLDAAIDLYHSGKVDTLLLSGDNSDRFHDETRAMVRYVLDRGVPASAVQEDDAGLSTYDSSVRAHTVFGVQEAVLVTQRFHLTRALYIANSVGIDAWGVAADEGRPRTHRYALRETFSRVLALGMVLAQAEPRYPSGRTLPPSR, encoded by the coding sequence GTGCGCCGGTGGATCCTGGGGCTGCTGGCCACGGGCCTGGCGGCGCTCGTGTGCGTGTGGCTCGTTTCCCTCTACGTCGAGGCGAGCTACCTGGATCGCATCATCCCCCGGGCCGAGGCACCCCAGAAGCCGGTGGCGCTCGTGTACGGGGCGGGGCTTGCCCCCGGGGGCGTCCCCTCGGCGGTGCTGGCCCAACGGCTGGATGCCGCCATCGACCTCTACCACTCGGGCAAGGTGGACACGCTGCTGCTCAGCGGGGACAACTCGGACCGCTTCCATGACGAGACGCGGGCCATGGTGCGCTACGTGCTGGACCGGGGCGTACCGGCCTCCGCGGTACAGGAGGACGACGCGGGCCTGTCCACCTATGACAGCTCCGTGCGGGCCCACACCGTCTTCGGCGTGCAGGAGGCGGTGCTCGTCACCCAGCGTTTCCACCTGACGCGCGCCCTCTACATCGCCAACTCGGTGGGCATCGACGCATGGGGGGTGGCCGCGGACGAGGGGCGGCCGCGCACCCACCGCTACGCCCTGCGCGAGACGTTCTCCCGGGTGCTGGCCCTGGGCATGGTGCTGGCCCAGGCGGAGCCCCGCTACCCTTCCGGCCGGACGCTGCCCCCGTCGCGCTGA
- a CDS encoding 2Fe-2S iron-sulfur cluster-binding protein — protein sequence MARVKHEGQWYGLDEGESVLDGLLRRGVEVPHSCRAGACQSCLMRAERGEVPARAQVGLKETLKARGYFLACACQPEGELEVAGAGADLRVPARITSLERLSDSVLCVRLRPEGDFEYRAGQYVSVLRTDGLARSYSLASLPHEDTLALHVRRVPGGRMSGWLFEEARPGDVLELQGPAGECFYVPGRPEQSLLLVGTGTGLAPLYGIIRDALERGHTGPIWLFHGAVDVSGLYLVEELRALQSRHPQLQYRPCVSKGQARVGVTVGALDAIIKEVCPRPAGWRGYLCGSPDLVLSLRKKLFLAGLSLKEIHADAFLPSTPPPQGGAGVMASASDASR from the coding sequence ATGGCGAGGGTCAAGCACGAGGGGCAGTGGTACGGGCTGGACGAAGGCGAGTCGGTGCTCGACGGGCTGCTGCGGCGGGGGGTGGAGGTGCCGCACTCGTGCAGGGCGGGGGCGTGTCAGTCCTGCCTGATGCGAGCCGAGCGCGGCGAGGTGCCGGCCCGGGCGCAGGTGGGGCTGAAGGAGACGCTGAAGGCGCGGGGCTACTTCCTCGCGTGCGCGTGCCAGCCGGAAGGTGAGCTCGAGGTGGCCGGGGCGGGCGCGGACCTGCGGGTGCCCGCGCGCATCACCTCGCTGGAAAGACTCAGCGACAGTGTGCTGTGCGTGCGGCTGCGTCCCGAGGGGGACTTCGAGTACCGGGCCGGCCAGTACGTGTCCGTGCTCCGGACGGATGGACTGGCCCGGAGCTACTCGCTGGCGAGTCTGCCGCACGAGGACACCCTGGCGCTGCATGTCCGCCGTGTCCCCGGAGGCCGGATGAGCGGCTGGCTCTTCGAGGAGGCCCGGCCCGGTGATGTGTTGGAGCTCCAAGGACCCGCGGGCGAGTGCTTCTACGTGCCGGGGCGGCCGGAGCAGTCGCTGCTGTTGGTGGGGACGGGCACGGGCCTGGCGCCGCTCTACGGCATCATCCGGGACGCGCTGGAGCGGGGGCATACCGGACCCATCTGGCTCTTCCACGGCGCGGTGGACGTCTCGGGGTTGTACCTCGTGGAGGAGCTCCGGGCCTTGCAGTCGCGCCATCCCCAACTCCAGTACAGGCCCTGCGTCTCGAAGGGACAGGCGCGGGTGGGGGTGACGGTGGGAGCGCTGGACGCGATCATCAAGGAGGTATGCCCTCGGCCGGCCGGCTGGAGGGGGTACCTGTGCGGCAGCCCGGACCTGGTGCTATCCCTGAGGAAGAAGCTCTTCCTGGCCGGGCTGTCGCTCAAGGAGATCCACGCGGATGCCTTCCTCCCGAGCACTCCCCCGCCTCAGGGGGGAGCGGGAGTGATGGCCAGTGCATCTGACGCTTCACGCTGA